The following are encoded in a window of Pseudomonadota bacterium genomic DNA:
- a CDS encoding restriction endonuclease, with product QRKDIQAFFGALTDRNATKGLFITTGYFASGARQFSDRREGIVLIDGDQLASLMIDHGVGVERGETVEIARVDHGFFEDT from the coding sequence CCAGCGCAAAGACATCCAGGCCTTCTTCGGCGCACTCACCGACCGCAACGCGACCAAAGGCCTGTTCATCACCACGGGCTACTTCGCCAGTGGAGCTCGACAGTTCTCGGACCGTCGCGAGGGAATCGTCCTCATCGACGGGGACCAGCTGGCCTCGCTGATGATCGACCATGGTGTGGGTGTCGAACGCGGCGAGACGGTGGAGATCGCCCGCGTCGACCATGGCTTTTTTGAGGACACCTAG
- a CDS encoding SLATT domain-containing protein, translating into MNPSSDSRGGDADLPVEIAHEIRRIEENALYNAQAHFEVAAAKSKTTKWMLVGCSAVAGVAGLLVAVGLPGWIGAVTVVANAISGVAAAFGVQEASGRHDAAGRQWTQLRHDARALRCITGPQYARDVLIAEIGSLATRYSDLNAVLPSTDNEAFERARERIQAGRFEPDFESAPAGPPVTARVQPMEASESESAEVLAAAEDSRAREKNRT; encoded by the coding sequence ATGAACCCAAGCTCAGACTCCAGAGGCGGAGATGCAGACCTCCCTGTCGAAATCGCGCACGAAATCCGGCGGATCGAAGAGAACGCGCTCTATAACGCACAGGCGCATTTCGAAGTCGCCGCGGCCAAGAGCAAGACTACGAAGTGGATGTTGGTCGGATGCTCTGCCGTCGCCGGAGTTGCCGGCTTACTTGTCGCAGTCGGCCTGCCCGGTTGGATCGGAGCGGTTACGGTTGTCGCAAACGCGATATCAGGCGTCGCCGCGGCGTTCGGAGTTCAGGAGGCTTCCGGCCGACATGATGCCGCCGGACGGCAGTGGACACAGCTCCGGCACGATGCACGCGCACTTCGGTGCATTACGGGCCCCCAATACGCCCGCGATGTACTGATTGCGGAGATCGGTAGTCTGGCAACTCGATACAGCGACCTAAACGCTGTCCTGCCGAGCACGGACAATGAGGCTTTCGAACGAGCGCGGGAGCGCATTCAAGCGGGCCGCTTTGAGCCGGATTTCGAGTCCGCGCCAGCGGGCCCGCCGGTCACCGCTCGGGTTCAGCCGATGGAAGCGTCCGAAAGCGAGAGCGCGGAGGTACTCGCGGCGGCTGAAGACTCACGTGCGCGAGAGAAGAACCGGACATAG